Proteins encoded by one window of Pseudomonas sp. PSKL.D1:
- a CDS encoding flavin reductase family protein, with protein MYYYEPAKGHGLPHDPFNAIVGPRPIGWISSQSSDGQLNLAPYSFFNAFNYIPPIIGFCSVGRKDSLNNIEQTGEFVWNLATRPLAEQMNQSCAAVAADINEFELSGLTTAPSRVVSVPRVAETPVAFECKVSQIVQLKRADQELVPSWLILGEVVAVHIAEHLLKNGIYDTAAAEPILRGGGPADYFELGNLFKMSRPQV; from the coding sequence ATGTATTACTACGAACCCGCCAAAGGCCACGGCCTGCCCCACGACCCCTTCAATGCCATCGTCGGCCCCCGCCCGATCGGCTGGATCTCCTCCCAAAGCAGCGACGGCCAACTGAACCTGGCGCCGTACAGCTTCTTCAACGCCTTCAACTACATCCCGCCGATCATTGGCTTCTGCAGCGTCGGGCGCAAAGACAGCCTGAACAACATCGAGCAAACCGGCGAATTCGTGTGGAACCTGGCGACCCGCCCCCTGGCCGAGCAGATGAACCAGAGCTGCGCCGCCGTGGCGGCCGATATCAATGAGTTCGAACTGAGCGGCCTGACCACTGCGCCATCGCGAGTCGTCAGCGTGCCGCGAGTGGCCGAGACCCCGGTAGCTTTCGAATGCAAGGTAAGCCAGATCGTGCAGCTCAAGCGGGCCGACCAGGAGTTGGTGCCAAGTTGGCTGATTCTGGGCGAAGTGGTGGCGGTGCACATTGCCGAACACCTGCTCAAGAACGGCATTTACGACACCGCTGCCGCCGAGCCGATCCTGCGTGGTGGTGGCCCGGCGGATTACTTCGAGCTGGGCAACCTGTTCAAAATGAGCCGCCCACAGGTGTGA
- a CDS encoding Fic family protein, with protein sequence MTAPFWVWQQPDWPDFRWNEAQLAPVLRSCVEAQGRLSGRVGAVDELDESENILDTLLQNIVTSSAIEGEQLNVGSVRSSLARRLGINDAGPTNARSEGLAALMLDATQGYSRPLTLQRLFSWHHWLFPENNDLLAKPLLVGQLRDDAPMQIISGRIDKPTVHFEAPPRSGLEDELERFLHWFSESRHATGLDPLIRAGIAHFWFVTLHPFDDGNGRLTRAITDLALAQGERQAIRFYAMSASILEDRAGYYRVLESSQKGDVDITEWLGWFLDTLLRSLDQALLRVDRVLIKARFWHAHRADNLLPEQVKVLNRLMDGGPRGFEDGISAAQYQAVAKVSKATATRHLADLLEKACLTRLPGGGRSTRYQINVQGISSN encoded by the coding sequence ATGACCGCCCCTTTCTGGGTCTGGCAACAGCCGGACTGGCCTGACTTCCGCTGGAACGAGGCGCAGCTTGCGCCCGTTTTGCGCAGTTGCGTCGAAGCTCAAGGTCGCTTGTCGGGCAGGGTCGGCGCGGTAGACGAACTCGACGAAAGTGAAAACATCCTCGACACACTGCTGCAGAACATCGTCACTTCCTCTGCAATCGAAGGTGAACAGCTGAACGTAGGTTCGGTACGTTCATCGCTGGCTCGGCGGCTGGGTATCAATGACGCTGGCCCCACAAATGCACGCAGTGAAGGGTTGGCAGCGTTGATGCTCGATGCCACGCAGGGTTACTCACGCCCCCTGACCCTGCAACGCCTGTTCAGCTGGCATCATTGGTTGTTTCCCGAAAACAACGACCTCCTGGCTAAGCCGTTACTGGTGGGCCAGTTGCGTGACGATGCACCAATGCAAATCATTTCCGGGCGTATCGACAAACCCACCGTCCACTTCGAAGCCCCGCCCCGCAGCGGCCTTGAAGATGAACTCGAGCGTTTTCTACACTGGTTCAGCGAAAGCCGGCATGCCACAGGCCTAGACCCACTGATACGCGCCGGTATCGCACACTTCTGGTTCGTGACATTGCACCCCTTCGACGATGGCAACGGACGGCTGACGCGCGCCATTACCGACCTGGCACTCGCTCAGGGTGAGCGCCAGGCGATTCGCTTTTATGCCATGTCCGCGAGCATTCTGGAGGACCGTGCCGGCTATTACCGTGTACTGGAAAGCAGCCAAAAAGGCGATGTGGACATTACCGAATGGCTGGGCTGGTTCCTCGACACATTGCTGCGCAGCCTTGATCAGGCGTTGCTGCGCGTCGACCGAGTACTGATCAAAGCCAGGTTCTGGCATGCCCACCGTGCCGACAACTTGCTGCCCGAACAGGTCAAAGTGCTCAACCGGCTTATGGATGGCGGGCCACGAGGTTTTGAGGACGGTATCAGTGCTGCCCAGTACCAAGCGGTAGCAAAGGTCTCCAAGGCCACTGCAACCCGCCATCTTGCGGACCTCCTCGAGAAAGCCTGCCTGACACGCCTCCCCGGCGGCGGGCGCAGTACTCGTTACCAGATCAATGTGCAGGGCATTTCCAGCAACTGA
- a CDS encoding MFS transporter: protein MDNATSLPAGAAIAPAAEKSTASRLKSIFSGSVGNMVEWYDWYVYAAFSLYFAKAFFPAGDSTAQLLNTAAIFAVGFLMRPIGGWLMGLYADRKGRKAALMASVLLMCAGSLVIALTPGYETIGVAAPILLVLARLLQGLSVGGEYGTSATYLSEMASKDRRGFFSSFQYVTLISGQLIALAVLIILQNVLTTEELYAWGWRVPFVIGALCAVVALYLRRGMEETASFTKKEKAKESLMRTLMRHPKELMTVVGLTMGGTLAFYTYTTYMQKYLVNTVGMSISDSTTISAATLFLFMCLQPVIGGLSDKIGRRPILIAFGVLGTLFTVPILSTLHTVQTWWGAFFLIMAALIIVSGYTSINAVVKAELFPTEIRALGVGLPYALTVSIFGGTAEYVALWFKSNGMETGFYWYVTGCIACSLLVYATMKDTKQHSRITTD from the coding sequence ATGGATAACGCCACCTCCCTGCCCGCCGGGGCGGCCATTGCGCCCGCCGCGGAAAAATCCACCGCCAGCCGCCTCAAGTCGATCTTCAGCGGCTCCGTTGGCAACATGGTCGAATGGTACGACTGGTACGTCTACGCTGCATTCTCGCTGTACTTCGCCAAAGCCTTCTTCCCCGCCGGCGACTCCACCGCACAGTTGCTCAACACCGCCGCGATCTTCGCCGTGGGCTTTTTGATGCGCCCGATCGGTGGCTGGCTGATGGGCCTGTACGCTGACCGCAAAGGCCGTAAAGCCGCACTGATGGCATCGGTACTACTGATGTGCGCAGGTTCGCTGGTGATTGCCCTGACCCCAGGGTACGAAACCATCGGTGTTGCCGCGCCCATCCTGCTGGTACTTGCCCGCCTGCTGCAGGGCCTGTCGGTGGGTGGTGAATACGGCACCTCGGCCACTTACCTCAGTGAAATGGCCAGCAAGGACCGCCGTGGCTTCTTCTCCAGCTTCCAGTACGTGACGCTGATCTCCGGCCAGCTCATTGCCCTGGCGGTGCTGATCATTCTGCAGAACGTACTGACCACCGAAGAGCTGTATGCCTGGGGCTGGCGTGTACCGTTCGTGATCGGCGCCCTGTGCGCGGTCGTGGCCCTGTACCTGCGTCGCGGCATGGAAGAAACCGCCTCGTTCACCAAGAAGGAAAAGGCCAAGGAAAGCCTGATGCGCACACTGATGCGCCACCCGAAAGAGCTGATGACCGTGGTCGGCCTGACCATGGGCGGCACCCTGGCCTTCTACACCTACACCACTTACATGCAGAAGTACCTGGTCAACACCGTGGGCATGAGCATCAGTGACTCAACCACCATTTCGGCGGCCACCCTGTTCCTGTTCATGTGCCTGCAGCCGGTGATCGGTGGGCTGTCCGACAAGATCGGCCGTCGCCCGATCCTGATCGCCTTCGGCGTGTTGGGCACCTTGTTCACCGTACCGATCCTCAGCACCCTGCACACCGTGCAGACCTGGTGGGGCGCGTTCTTCCTGATCATGGCAGCGCTGATCATCGTCAGCGGCTACACCTCGATCAATGCCGTGGTCAAAGCCGAACTGTTCCCTACCGAAATCCGCGCCCTGGGTGTAGGCCTGCCTTACGCACTGACCGTGTCGATCTTCGGCGGCACCGCCGAGTACGTGGCACTGTGGTTCAAGAGCAACGGCATGGAAACCGGCTTCTACTGGTACGTGACGGGCTGCATCGCCTGTTCGTTGCTGGTGTATGCAACCATGAAAGACACCAAGCAGCATTCGCGGATTACTACTGACTGA
- a CDS encoding sigma-54-dependent transcriptional regulator yields MLNSVIVVDDEASIRSAVEQWLSLSGFSVELYARAEDCLAHLPPHFPGVIISDVRMPGIGGLQLLERLQADDPDLPVILLTGHGDVPMAVEAMRNGAYDFLEKPFTPQHLLGSLRRALEKRQLVLENRRLHEQADLKSRLETTLLGMSQGLQQLRRQVLDLASLPVNVLIRGETGSGKERVARCLHDFGPRADKPFVALNCAAIPEALFEAELFGHESGAFTGAQGKRIGKLEYANGGTVFLDEIESMPLAQQAKLLRVIQEQKLERLGANQSISVDLRIIAATKPDLLEEARAGRFREDLAYRLNVAELRLAPLRERREDIPLLFEHFASAAAEKLGRTAPPLPGAQLAQLLSHDWPGNVRELANAAERHALGLGAPNLEVAPAGQSLADQMEAFEAQCLRAALRHHKGEIKGVMEALLLPRRTLNEKMQRHGLVREDFVIRE; encoded by the coding sequence ATGTTGAATTCGGTGATCGTCGTCGATGATGAAGCCAGCATCCGCAGCGCCGTTGAACAGTGGCTGAGCCTGTCCGGCTTCAGCGTTGAGCTGTACGCCCGGGCGGAAGATTGCCTTGCTCATCTGCCACCGCATTTCCCCGGGGTGATCATCAGCGATGTGCGCATGCCGGGCATTGGGGGGCTGCAACTGCTCGAACGCCTGCAAGCAGACGACCCCGACTTGCCGGTGATTCTGCTCACCGGCCATGGCGATGTGCCCATGGCCGTGGAAGCCATGCGCAACGGCGCCTATGACTTCCTGGAAAAGCCCTTCACCCCACAACACCTGCTGGGTAGCCTGCGCCGGGCGCTGGAAAAGCGCCAGCTGGTGCTGGAGAACCGCCGCCTGCATGAACAGGCCGACCTCAAGTCACGCCTGGAAACCACGTTGCTGGGCATGTCCCAAGGCTTGCAGCAATTACGGCGGCAGGTACTCGACCTTGCCAGCCTGCCCGTCAATGTACTGATCCGTGGCGAAACCGGCAGCGGCAAGGAGCGCGTGGCGCGCTGCCTGCACGACTTCGGCCCGCGTGCCGACAAGCCCTTCGTGGCCCTGAACTGTGCTGCCATCCCCGAGGCGCTTTTCGAAGCCGAGCTGTTCGGCCATGAAAGCGGTGCATTCACCGGAGCCCAAGGCAAGCGCATCGGGAAGCTTGAGTATGCCAATGGCGGTACGGTGTTCCTCGATGAGATCGAAAGCATGCCGCTGGCCCAACAGGCCAAGCTGCTGCGGGTGATTCAGGAACAGAAGCTCGAACGGCTGGGTGCCAACCAAAGCATCAGCGTCGACCTGCGCATCATTGCCGCAACCAAGCCCGACCTGCTGGAAGAAGCCCGCGCCGGGCGCTTCCGTGAAGACCTGGCCTACCGCCTGAATGTGGCCGAATTGCGCCTGGCGCCCTTGCGTGAACGGCGCGAGGACATCCCTTTGCTGTTCGAGCATTTCGCCAGCGCGGCTGCCGAAAAGCTTGGCCGTACCGCCCCGCCACTGCCGGGGGCGCAATTGGCACAACTGCTGTCTCACGATTGGCCGGGCAATGTGCGCGAACTGGCCAACGCGGCTGAGCGCCATGCGCTTGGGCTGGGGGCGCCAAACCTTGAGGTGGCACCTGCCGGGCAATCACTGGCCGACCAGATGGAGGCGTTCGAGGCGCAATGCCTGCGGGCGGCGTTGCGCCATCACAAGGGCGAAATCAAGGGCGTCATGGAAGCCCTGCTGCTACCGCGACGGACGCTGAACGAAAAGATGCAGCGGCATGGGTTGGTGCGGGAAGATTTTGTGATACGTGAATAG
- a CDS encoding sensor histidine kinase, protein MAFTIRALRLGLITLLIVVGTALSAGWAMQKAKRQAMEEDARRASLQLGLYANTLHTLIERYRALPAVLALDPELIDALRGPITEPVQGALNRKLERINGAANSSTLELLDRTGLAVAASNWRLPTTYVGSNYGFRPYFKQTRSQGSGRFYAVGVTSGVPGYFLSSAVTDEHGRFLGAMVVKLEFPELEREWRQGSDILLVSDARGITFIANQDGWRYRELHPLTGADRAELAETRQYDKQPLVPLQHHVLTRFGSNSHLSRVQGPDGNAEYLWESLPLAGEAWTLHLLRKPQVAADGRNAALGAAAVWLSLVFAALFVSQRLRLARLRQRSREELKRQVEERTRELRTAQEGLVQSAKLAALGQMSAAMAHEINQPLTTQRMQLETLRLLLDHGRYDDARKALEPLEQMLTRMAALTSHLKTFARNSPVGLRERLDLANVVDQALHLLDTRIRSDEVEVALYLARPAWVRGDAIRLEQVLINLLRNALDAMADKRFKRLEVRIEPDSEQWRLSVIDSGGGIAEANLAKVFDPFFTTKPVGEGLGLGLAISYGIITEAGGQLCVENLPGGARLSLTLPRDLEPIC, encoded by the coding sequence ATGGCCTTCACCATTCGTGCCCTGCGCCTGGGGCTGATCACCCTGCTGATTGTGGTTGGCACTGCCCTGAGCGCCGGCTGGGCAATGCAAAAAGCCAAGCGCCAGGCCATGGAAGAAGACGCCCGCCGCGCCAGCCTGCAATTGGGGCTGTACGCCAACACTTTGCACACCCTGATTGAGCGCTACCGTGCCTTGCCCGCGGTGCTGGCCCTGGACCCTGAACTGATTGACGCCTTGCGCGGCCCGATCACCGAGCCGGTACAAGGTGCGCTCAACCGTAAGCTGGAGCGCATCAATGGTGCGGCAAATTCTTCCACCCTTGAACTGCTCGACCGCACCGGCCTGGCCGTGGCGGCCAGCAACTGGCGGTTGCCGACCACTTATGTAGGGTCCAACTACGGCTTTCGCCCCTATTTCAAACAAACCCGCAGCCAAGGCAGCGGGCGCTTTTACGCGGTGGGCGTGACAAGCGGTGTGCCGGGTTACTTCCTCTCGAGCGCCGTAACGGATGAGCACGGGCGCTTTCTCGGCGCCATGGTGGTGAAGCTGGAGTTCCCGGAGCTTGAGCGCGAATGGCGCCAAGGCAGCGACATTTTGCTGGTCAGCGACGCGCGCGGCATCACCTTCATCGCCAACCAGGACGGCTGGCGCTACCGCGAGCTGCACCCGCTTACCGGTGCCGACCGCGCCGAACTGGCCGAAACCCGGCAGTACGACAAGCAGCCGCTGGTGCCCCTGCAACATCACGTGCTCACCCGCTTTGGCAGCAACAGCCACCTGAGCCGCGTGCAAGGCCCGGACGGCAACGCCGAGTACCTTTGGGAAAGCCTGCCCCTCGCAGGCGAGGCCTGGACCTTGCACCTGCTGCGCAAGCCACAGGTGGCCGCCGACGGCCGCAACGCTGCGCTGGGCGCCGCCGCGGTGTGGCTGAGCCTGGTGTTCGCTGCCCTGTTCGTAAGCCAGCGCCTGCGCCTGGCCCGCCTGCGTCAGCGCAGCCGGGAAGAGCTCAAGCGCCAGGTTGAAGAGCGCACCCGCGAACTGCGCACGGCCCAGGAAGGTTTGGTGCAATCGGCCAAGCTGGCCGCACTGGGGCAGATGTCGGCAGCCATGGCCCATGAAATCAATCAGCCGCTGACCACCCAACGCATGCAACTGGAAACCCTGCGCCTGCTGCTTGACCATGGCCGATACGACGACGCGCGCAAGGCCCTGGAACCGCTGGAGCAGATGCTCACGCGCATGGCTGCGCTCACCAGTCACCTGAAGACTTTCGCCCGCAACAGCCCCGTTGGCCTGCGTGAGCGCCTGGACCTGGCAAACGTGGTCGACCAGGCCTTGCACCTGCTGGACACCCGCATCCGCAGCGACGAAGTTGAAGTCGCCCTTTACCTGGCGCGCCCCGCCTGGGTGCGTGGCGATGCCATCCGCCTCGAACAGGTCCTGATCAACCTGCTGCGCAATGCCCTCGATGCCATGGCCGACAAGCGCTTCAAACGCCTGGAAGTCCGTATCGAACCCGACAGCGAGCAATGGCGCCTGAGCGTCATTGACTCCGGTGGCGGCATTGCCGAAGCCAACCTGGCCAAGGTATTCGACCCGTTCTTCACCACCAAACCCGTGGGCGAAGGCCTAGGCCTGGGGCTGGCGATTTCCTATGGCATCATCACTGAAGCCGGTGGGCAACTGTGCGTGGAGAACCTGCCCGGCGGAGCCCGCCTGAGCCTTACCCTGCCACGCGACCTGGAGCCTATATGTTGA
- the bglX gene encoding beta-glucosidase BglX, whose product MMKLSLLGLAMGLASQAALAAPTAPPLQDKQAFIEHLISQMTEAEKIGQLRLISIGPEMPKAKIREEIAAGRIGGTFNSRTAPENRPMQDAAMRSRLKIPMFFAYDTIHGERTIFPIGLGMASTWDMDAVAKVGRTSAIEASADALDMTFAPMVDIARDPRWGRTSEGFGEDTYLTSKIGQVMVQSFQGSSPANPDSIMAIVKHFALYGAVEGGRDYNTVDMSLPKMYNDYLPPYRAALDAGAGGVMVALNSINGVPATSNTWLMNDLLRGEWGFKGVTISDHGAIQELIRHGVARDGREAAKLAIKAGIDMSMNDTLYGEELPGLLKSGEVTQRELDQAVREVLGAKYDMGLFKNPYVRIAKAEADLKDYYTDDRLHRDAARDVARRSLVLLENRNQTLPLKKAGTIALVGPLADAPIDMMGSWAADGKPMHSVTVREGLRRAVEGKAKLVYAKGSNVTADKAIVDYLNFLNFDAPEIVDDPRPAAVLIDEAVKAAKQSDVVVAVVGESRGMSHESSSRTTLEIPASQRELIKALKATGKPLVLVLMNGRPLSIGWEREQADAILETWFSGTEGGNAIADVLFGDYNPSGKLPITFPRSVGQIPMHYNHTRIGRPFTPGKPGNYTSQYFEEPNGPLYPFGYGLSYSSFELSGLSLSHTDLKRGDSLDAKVVVKNTGKRDGETVVQLYLQDVSASMSRPVKELKNFQKVMLKPGESRTVSFRISEEDLKFYNGQLQRVAEPGEFNVQIGLDSEAVQQQSFELR is encoded by the coding sequence ATGATGAAACTGTCTTTGCTGGGCCTGGCCATGGGCCTTGCCAGTCAGGCGGCCCTCGCCGCCCCCACCGCCCCGCCCCTGCAGGACAAGCAGGCTTTCATCGAGCACTTGATCAGCCAGATGACCGAAGCCGAGAAAATCGGCCAGCTACGCCTGATCAGCATCGGCCCGGAGATGCCCAAGGCGAAAATCCGCGAGGAAATTGCCGCCGGGCGTATCGGCGGCACGTTCAACTCGCGCACCGCCCCCGAAAACCGGCCCATGCAGGACGCTGCCATGCGCAGCCGCCTTAAAATCCCGATGTTCTTCGCCTACGACACCATCCACGGCGAGCGCACCATCTTCCCGATCGGGCTGGGCATGGCGTCAACCTGGGACATGGACGCCGTGGCCAAGGTCGGCCGCACTTCGGCCATCGAAGCTTCCGCCGACGCACTGGACATGACTTTCGCGCCAATGGTCGACATCGCCCGTGATCCCCGCTGGGGCCGCACCAGTGAAGGTTTTGGGGAAGACACCTACCTGACCTCGAAAATCGGCCAGGTGATGGTGCAGTCGTTCCAGGGCAGCAGCCCGGCCAACCCGGACAGCATCATGGCCATCGTCAAGCACTTCGCCCTGTACGGCGCGGTGGAAGGCGGGCGCGACTACAACACGGTCGATATGAGCCTGCCCAAGATGTACAACGACTACCTGCCGCCCTACCGCGCCGCGCTCGACGCCGGTGCTGGCGGTGTGATGGTGGCGCTGAACTCGATCAATGGCGTGCCGGCCACCTCCAACACCTGGCTGATGAACGACCTGCTACGCGGAGAGTGGGGCTTCAAGGGCGTGACCATCAGCGACCACGGTGCCATCCAGGAGCTGATCCGCCACGGCGTGGCGCGTGACGGGCGTGAGGCAGCCAAGCTGGCGATCAAGGCCGGCATCGACATGAGCATGAACGACACCCTGTACGGTGAAGAACTGCCAGGGTTGCTGAAGTCCGGCGAAGTGACCCAGCGCGAACTGGACCAGGCCGTACGCGAAGTGCTCGGCGCCAAGTACGACATGGGCCTGTTCAAAAACCCATACGTGCGCATTGCCAAGGCCGAAGCCGACCTGAAAGATTACTACACCGACGATCGCCTGCACCGCGACGCAGCCCGCGATGTGGCACGCCGCAGCCTGGTGCTACTGGAAAACCGCAACCAGACCCTGCCGCTGAAAAAAGCCGGCACCATCGCCCTGGTCGGCCCGCTGGCCGATGCCCCCATCGACATGATGGGAAGCTGGGCCGCCGACGGTAAGCCAATGCACTCGGTGACCGTACGCGAGGGCCTGCGCCGCGCCGTCGAAGGCAAGGCGAAGCTGGTGTATGCCAAGGGGTCCAATGTTACCGCCGACAAGGCGATTGTCGACTACCTGAACTTCCTCAACTTCGACGCCCCGGAAATCGTCGACGACCCACGCCCTGCTGCCGTGCTGATCGATGAAGCGGTCAAGGCCGCCAAACAGTCCGATGTGGTGGTCGCTGTGGTGGGCGAGTCCCGCGGCATGTCCCACGAATCGTCGAGCCGCACCACCCTGGAAATCCCGGCCAGCCAACGCGAGCTGATCAAAGCCCTCAAAGCTACCGGCAAACCTTTGGTGCTGGTGCTGATGAACGGCCGCCCGCTGTCGATTGGCTGGGAGCGCGAACAGGCTGATGCCATTCTCGAAACCTGGTTCTCCGGCACTGAAGGCGGTAACGCGATTGCAGATGTGCTGTTTGGCGACTACAACCCCTCGGGCAAGCTGCCAATCACCTTCCCGCGTTCGGTTGGGCAAATTCCGATGCACTACAACCACACCCGCATCGGTCGCCCATTCACGCCAGGCAAACCCGGCAACTACACCTCACAGTACTTCGAAGAGCCCAATGGCCCTCTGTACCCGTTCGGCTATGGCCTGAGCTACAGCAGCTTCGAGCTTTCAGGCCTGAGCCTGTCGCACACGGACCTCAAACGCGGCGACTCGCTGGATGCCAAGGTGGTCGTGAAAAACACTGGCAAGCGTGATGGCGAAACTGTGGTGCAGTTGTATCTGCAGGATGTCTCGGCTTCGATGAGCCGGCCGGTGAAAGAGCTGAAGAACTTCCAGAAAGTGATGCTCAAGCCGGGCGAATCGCGCACGGTCAGCTTCCGCATCAGTGAGGAAGATCTGAAGTTCTACAATGGCCAGTTGCAGCGTGTTGCCGAACCAGGGGAATTCAATGTCCAGATCGGGCTGGATTCCGAGGCAGTGCAGCAGCAGAGCTTTGAATTGCGGTAA
- a CDS encoding TPM domain-containing protein — translation MTPLNEYEQRQIAEAIARAERRTDAELVTVLARRADDYAYLPLFWAAVLALALPGLMQVILGWPGMRGLLVANIVLFVGLCLMLRHPAVAAWLIPGVLRRWRASSLARQQFREQNLQRTAGGTGVLIFVAEAERHVEILVDQGIDHHLDARARAAMVARFAEQVRNGHTLQGFVDCIDACAELLSEPVPRTHARNELPNRLVIID, via the coding sequence ATGACCCCCCTGAATGAATACGAGCAGCGCCAGATCGCCGAGGCCATTGCCCGGGCGGAGCGGCGTACCGATGCGGAGCTTGTGACCGTGCTGGCCCGGCGGGCCGATGATTACGCCTATTTGCCACTGTTCTGGGCTGCGGTATTGGCGCTGGCCTTGCCTGGGCTTATGCAGGTGATCCTCGGATGGCCCGGCATGCGTGGGCTGCTGGTGGCTAATATTGTGCTGTTTGTCGGCTTGTGCCTGATGCTGCGTCACCCCGCCGTGGCGGCCTGGCTGATCCCCGGTGTGCTGCGGCGCTGGCGGGCTTCGAGCCTGGCCCGGCAGCAGTTTCGTGAACAGAACCTGCAACGTACGGCCGGCGGCACGGGCGTGCTGATCTTTGTCGCCGAGGCAGAACGGCATGTAGAGATTCTGGTTGACCAAGGCATCGATCATCATTTGGATGCCCGGGCGCGGGCAGCGATGGTTGCCCGGTTTGCAGAGCAAGTGCGTAACGGCCATACGCTGCAAGGGTTCGTCGACTGCATCGATGCTTGCGCCGAGCTGCTCAGCGAGCCGGTGCCGCGCACCCATGCGCGCAACGAATTGCCCAACCGCCTGGTGATCATCGACTGA
- a CDS encoding class I SAM-dependent methyltransferase, with translation MSASNPASSAPDARTQFLDLLSVALRDNTLVKLVLARHVGADQTLQRIIAKPLQVKGQPHLSLVYRHQTRDITRNLALEQAQALVAELLPESFRNAHLFDGEGEVQLTFSKKGKPMLQRHGAQAPREVVVSTGHDREKKRYLELSRPFLRDLGVTDAQAALIPSMSRKWKQINKFIEVFDHALANAPVPAGQVLRVADFGSGKGYLTFAMHDYLRNSLGREAQVTGVELRQDMVDLCNAAAARLEHSGLEFQCGDVRSVVPEAIEVMIALHACDIATDYAIHTGIRCNAAIIMCSPCCHKQIRPQLHSPGLLQPMLQYGLHLGQQAEMLTDSLRALYLEACGYETKVFEFISLEHTNKNKMILAVKRRQVGDNTALLAKIDQLKAFYGVQEHCLETLLRGDGLI, from the coding sequence ATGTCCGCCAGTAACCCTGCTTCCTCCGCGCCCGATGCGCGCACCCAGTTTCTTGACCTGCTGAGCGTTGCCCTGCGCGATAACACGCTGGTCAAGCTGGTGCTGGCGCGCCATGTCGGCGCCGACCAGACCTTGCAGCGCATCATCGCCAAGCCGCTGCAGGTGAAGGGGCAACCGCACTTGTCACTGGTCTACCGCCACCAGACCCGCGACATCACCCGTAACCTTGCGCTGGAGCAGGCCCAGGCACTGGTTGCCGAGCTGCTGCCGGAGAGCTTCCGCAATGCCCACTTGTTCGATGGCGAAGGTGAAGTGCAACTGACCTTCAGCAAGAAGGGCAAGCCGATGCTTCAGCGCCATGGCGCGCAGGCGCCGCGTGAGGTCGTTGTCAGCACCGGCCATGACCGGGAGAAAAAGCGCTACCTGGAGCTGTCGCGTCCGTTCTTGCGGGACTTGGGTGTGACCGATGCCCAGGCTGCGCTGATTCCGTCCATGTCGCGCAAATGGAAGCAGATCAACAAATTCATCGAGGTCTTTGACCACGCACTTGCCAATGCGCCGGTACCTGCTGGGCAGGTACTGCGGGTGGCAGACTTCGGTTCGGGCAAGGGCTACCTGACCTTCGCGATGCACGATTACCTGCGTAACAGCCTTGGCCGCGAGGCACAGGTGACTGGCGTGGAGTTGCGTCAGGACATGGTCGACTTGTGCAATGCCGCCGCCGCACGGCTGGAGCATTCAGGCCTGGAGTTCCAGTGCGGTGACGTGCGCAGCGTGGTGCCCGAGGCCATCGAAGTCATGATCGCCCTGCATGCCTGTGACATTGCCACCGACTACGCCATTCACACCGGCATCCGCTGCAATGCCGCGATCATCATGTGCTCGCCGTGCTGCCACAAGCAGATCCGCCCGCAACTGCACAGCCCGGGGCTGCTGCAACCGATGCTGCAGTATGGTTTGCACCTGGGCCAACAGGCAGAAATGCTCACCGACAGCTTGCGTGCGTTGTACCTGGAAGCCTGCGGTTATGAAACCAAGGTCTTCGAATTCATCTCACTGGAGCACACCAACAAGAACAAGATGATTCTTGCGGTGAAGCGCCGGCAGGTGGGGGACAACACGGCGTTGTTGGCGAAGATCGACCAGCTGAAGGCGTTTTATGGGGTGCAGGAGCATTGCCTGGAAACGCTGTTGCGAGGGGATGGGTTGATCTGA
- a CDS encoding helix-turn-helix transcriptional regulator: protein MEYEFTLKYQLAEGEDADALLERLAEAGCDDALVGIGQPGRLALAFVRESSSAKEAIASALNDVRQAVPGARLIEATPDLVGLTDVAELVGVSRQNMRKLMLAHMHSFPAPIHEGSTSLWHLAEVLAWLQARGSYAIGEQIVELAREAMTVNVIRAHERVFGAPQALAH from the coding sequence ATGGAATACGAATTCACCCTCAAGTATCAACTTGCCGAAGGCGAGGATGCCGATGCGCTGTTGGAGCGCTTGGCCGAGGCAGGCTGTGACGATGCCTTGGTGGGTATCGGTCAACCGGGAAGGCTGGCCTTGGCATTCGTGCGAGAGTCGTCATCTGCCAAAGAGGCAATTGCAAGCGCGCTCAATGATGTGCGCCAGGCGGTGCCGGGCGCTCGTCTGATCGAGGCGACCCCTGATCTGGTTGGGCTCACTGATGTCGCTGAGCTAGTGGGGGTATCGCGCCAGAACATGCGCAAACTGATGCTCGCTCACATGCACAGCTTCCCCGCCCCCATTCATGAGGGCAGCACTTCGCTCTGGCATCTTGCGGAAGTGCTGGCGTGGTTACAGGCCCGGGGCAGTTATGCCATTGGTGAGCAAATCGTGGAGCTGGCCAGAGAAGCAATGACCGTCAACGTGATTCGGGCACATGAGCGTGTGTTCGGTGCGCCACAAGCGCTGGCGCACTGA